One genomic window of Ciona intestinalis chromosome 7, KH, whole genome shotgun sequence includes the following:
- the LOC104265844 gene encoding tubulin-folding cofactor E-like — translation MVIFLNISIGQYVEVKHKEKIVCGTVKYKGHVNGESGEWIGIQLDYPIGKHNGTLRGRQYFKCPNNTGLFTHASNVRFRRITRRSRDAYRKVDKSWSDGEDLSSSTESIGRSNGCYSVGMDYVRKAKVAFDPVLTQRSEDFMQESRYPLKQSISRMKPAATMLKQPCFDTPYRSYPIYEDYSSVDPYISHASIPHYTMPHEVQKRQVKRGDWESFGLTKPRFMSV, via the coding sequence ATGGTGATTTTTCTTAATATCAGTATCGGTCAATATGTTGAagttaaacataaagaaaAGATAGTTTGTGGAACTGTCAAATATAAAGGCCATGTCAATGGTGAAAGTGGAGAATGGATTGGAATACAACTTGATTATCCAATTGGAAAACATAATGGAACATTGAGGGGACGCCAGTATTTTAAATGTCCAAACAATACAGGTCTTTTCACCCATGCTAGTAACGTCAGATTCCGAAGAATAACAAGAAGAAGCAGAGACGCATATCGTAAAGTGGATAAAAGTTGGTCAGATGGTGAAGATCTGTCATCTTCTACCGAGTCTATAGGTAGAAGCAATGGATGTTACAGTGTGGGAATGGATTATGTCCGGAAAGCTAAAGTTGCTTTTGACCCAGTTCTCACTCAAAGGTCTGAAGATTTTATGCAAGAATCTCGATATCCATTGAAGCAGTCTATAAGTCGTATGAAGCCGGCTGCTACTATGCTTAAACAACCATGTTTCGATACACCGTACAGGTCTTACCCCATATATGAGGATTATTCTAGTGTTGATCCTTATATATCCCATGCAAGTATACCTCATTACACAATGCCACACGAGGTGCAGAAGCGTCAGGTTAAACGTGGAGATTGGGAATCTTTTGGGTTAACTAAGCCAAGATTTATGTCTGTGTAA